The Mesorhizobium sp. M3A.F.Ca.ET.080.04.2.1 genome contains the following window.
CTGGTGCTCGCGTGCGGCGCAAGCCAGGCCGCCAGGCTGGACTTGGACACGGTCAACCAGGCGCAATTCAGCGACGGCGAGCCGAAGGGCGTCGATCCGATGCTGCTGAAGGCGCAGATCCTCCTCGACCGCGCCCGCTTCTCACCGGGCCTGATCGACGGCCGGCTTTCCGACAATTTTGCCAAGGCCGTCTCGGCCTTCCAGGCGGCGAACGGCCTGCCTTCGGACGGCAAGCTCACCAGGGAGACCTGGGACAAGCTGACGGCGGGCTCAACCGAGCCGGTTCTGGTGACCTATGAGGTCACGGCCAAGGATGTGCGCGGGCCTTTCACCCGGCGCATTCCCACGCGCCTGGAGCGCATGGCCCGCCTCAAGCGGCTCGGCTATCGCAACGCCCGCGAGCGGCTGGCCGAGCGTTTCCATGTCAGCGAACAATTGCTGCGCATGCTCAATCCCCGCGCCGGCTTCAGGAAGGCCGACGCGAGCCTGGTCGTGCCTGACGTCGGGCGCGGCGACCCACCGGCGGAGATTGCGACCGTCGAGGTCGACAAGGCATCCCGGCTGGTGCGCGTGCTCGACGTGTCAGGCAAAGCGGTCGCGGTTTATCCCGCCTCGATCGGCAGCGAGGAGAAACCGGCGCCGAGCGGCGGCGCTGAGATCAAGCGGGTGGTGCATAACCCGACCTATCATT
Protein-coding sequences here:
- a CDS encoding L,D-transpeptidase produces the protein MVRLILTLMVTLVLACGASQAARLDLDTVNQAQFSDGEPKGVDPMLLKAQILLDRARFSPGLIDGRLSDNFAKAVSAFQAANGLPSDGKLTRETWDKLTAGSTEPVLVTYEVTAKDVRGPFTRRIPTRLERMARLKRLGYRNARERLAERFHVSEQLLRMLNPRAGFRKADASLVVPDVGRGDPPAEIATVEVDKASRLVRVLDVSGKAVAVYPASIGSEEKPAPSGGAEIKRVVHNPTYHYNPKFAFKGVKSKEPFTIAKGPNNPVGSVWIDLSIDSYGIHGTPEPGKIGTSFSHGCIRLTNWDAEDLAAMVKPGTKVEFKDETAQDVSAQ